Sequence from the Castanea sativa cultivar Marrone di Chiusa Pesio chromosome 12, ASM4071231v1 genome:
GTGACACCCAAGATGAGGAAAATGCCAAAATTCTTACAATAATTCTAATATGGGAGGAGGGTATTGCTGCAGTTTTTTTTGAACACCATGAATCAATGatgacaaaataaaatggtgaaaacaccaaaatttgTACTTTCACCTCCCTAAAATGGTTCCGACAGAACTCAAAGAATAAACACCTTTGGAAACAAAGGTTAGTAATGTTAGCGGTCCACTACATTTATTATTATGCACTACTCACAACATatctgttatatatatatatatatacacacacatatatatcgGAACCTCAAAATTCGGTATTCACTGTTCGACTAGTTTTGTCTAATTACAGTCAGAAACGTATAGTTTCATTATAACAAGGCATTTAGTTTGTTGTCACCACTGATTATTGGTACTAATCCAAGCTTTTCTGGCAAATTACATTGACATTGTatgtataatgaaatttataggGAATGAAGTAAAAGTCTGAGGTGACCCTACTAACCCTATTACGGTATTACCGATATATTATCTGATCTTCATTTTCCTGTACAAAtagacaaaaaatatatatataataaaataaaaaaccaacaaTTCATCTGTATTTGTTTGCAAAAACCCATATGATATTATCCATTATTGATCAGCTTGAAACCTCATCCAAAAGTTTGTACCTTCTAACCTTATTCCTGAATACTTGCCTTGTGACTCCAATTCTGTTTGCTATTTCCTCTGACTTTGTCCTCCTTAGCTTCTCTTCCATTCGAGCTCTAGTTATGAGCCTCCTTCGTGTTGTTGGTGATGGGGTTGGCGATGGTGAATTTTCATCAGGCGATCGCTGTTTCTTGATGGGGTCATTGAGTTTCAATTGCAGAGTGCCTCTTTGACCCTTTAGGATTGCAAGGTTGTCACTTTTTGTGTTCCCATTCCTTTCGGTTTGGTTCTTGTTTGATGAGGAAGAATTGGAAGAGTTTTGTGACTTTTCTTTGGTGTCATCCTTTTGACTTAGACACCAATTGCAAATCTTGTAAGACTCAGCCTTTGGGTAGAGATTGCTACAATACCTGTAGTAAAGATTTGAATTGTGAGATAACAATCAGATAGCTAAGATCACAGGtacacaaaaaatatttaagatccacaaagagaaaaccaaaattgaatcATAAAACTGTGTTCTTGGTATATATACATACCTATGCTGTGATCTGAAATGGCAGACTTTGCATTGGAAAAGCTCGTGGGATAAACCATAGTCTCCACACATGCAACACTCAAGGCCAGGTTGTGAAGGTACAACAGCAATACCAGTCTCTTTGTTTGTTGTCATAGTGATTCATTCatacatagagagagagagagagagagagagagagagagagagggtgatGATGGTTTGGGTAGCTAGGAAGACGGGAAGGCCAcaaaacaaagagccacaaaattGGGTTTTTTAGGGTGTTTTGGTGAGTCACATATACCATTGATTAATGCTACTTATATGGACATTTGGGTGTCGCCGTGTCTACGAAGTAATAGAGTAATTTCCAATTGTTGCCAGGAAGAAAGAATTCATAATTGAGGTGGGGCCAGATTACAACATTCTTTCAAGGTCAagtcttataataaaaaaaattctcaaaaaaaaaaatctttataaaaTTAGCTTGTcctataaaaagtaaaaaagaatttGATTATTAACATTAATGGGGACAATATATTGAATGTTTGTATTATAGTAATATAATAGATCACCATAAATTCAAGacaatattgaaattttttataaaaaaaattgtttgtgtgTAGGCTCTAAACAGATTCAAACTCagattttatttaatgataagatggttgagctaattagaatctaagaaattgataaaatgtagatgaaaattttaaaccaGTAACAATACTTGGTGAAAATAGCCAAATACCACGTTTTGGCAAAAAATTTGGTAATTTAGCACTGGTTCGGAATTAATTAGCAATGTACCACTTTTTTGGTACTCGAATTCACTGAACTCAAGTTCCTAGTGAGCATTCCATTGTGGTGCTGGCTGGGTTGGATTTTGGGCATTTAAAAATGTCACGTGGTACTCGATGATGTGAAGCTCGAATACTATGTGTCCTATACCTGAGTTTTATTGGGCTCGAATACAGCTTGGGTTCCAGGAATTTTTAGTCCACCATACTCGAGTTCAGTGAACTCGAGTATTTCCGCCAATTTTTAGTCCACCATACTCGCATCGCCAATTTAGTCGGGAATACCATCCCTTTCATTGGCTGCTCCCTAGGCTTCCAACTTGATATTTCTGTTTGTATAACTGGTGATGGATCAAACATATTATCTTAAATGTTTTTGGTGAACCATTCCGGCGTAGGATCGGGACCGAGGCATGTGTCTCTATTCTCTTCTACAACCACCTCTTCGATATGATAAACATCCTCATATTCACCCACGATATCTAGGAGCTCCTCGAACTCATCCCTAGTAACATCAATATGGGTTGCATCATCACCAAGTCTGTGATCATCTTCATTTTCGAATGTGCCCCCATGCACCTCATCATGAGAATACAAACAGAACCAATACAATAAGAATAGATTTAGAGCCAAGAAAGAGCTTATACACTGAAATCATCCCCGTTTTCTTCTCCTCACTAGTTCCTTGACTAGTCTCACCTTGCCTGAAAAGAACACAAGCAAATACTAATACGCAAATCATTTAACTATGAAGAGATGTATATGTAATGGGTATTGAATCGAAGTATAGTACCATCTCCAGTCCCACAATCAGGAGGATGTGTTCATGTTCGCTGCGGCCTTCGTGGCCGATCCTCAATATGTGAAGCCTCTAGTGGGGGGGTGGGTATCTCTGTCTGGATGAACTCGGTATGGACAAACTCAGGGGGGACAACACCAGGGGTGGGCatgaatctcatctcatctctacCATTTACAACTGTAGGGGTAGTGCCAGTGGCCGGTGGGAGAGACGTACAGGTGGTGGGCAACAGAGATGTAGTAGAGGATGTCGGTGGGTCCAAACACATCTCATCAGACTCATCTACTTTCTGACTTGCCTCCTTCATGGTGTGGTCATGCACGGGTGTGTGACGCCGACCAGATTGACAACCTCCTCCACGCCCTCGACGTCCACTTGCTTGCCAACGCCGCCCTGCAGCCGGTTCACTCATGTTGCCTGCAGCGCGTGCATCGTCCAAGGTCAATCAACCGATCTCTTTAACAGCTTTCAAGGCAACAATACAATTTGTGTAGATCTCAGAACCTGGTTTGCACTTTGCCATAATCTTCAGCTGTGATTCAACCTATCAAAAGTATACAAGGGTAGTGTTAGTAGGTTGAACTAAACTATGTGAAGCAAGGTACTTTTGTAATAAAACAACCTTTGTAAACGTACCAAAGCGTCCCAGTACAAGGTCTCTTTTGTAATATGGCGTAGAGTGCGGGGACGAAACCACACCATATACTCATCATTGTAGCTCATCTCCCCATGAAAGGGTGGTGCATTAGCAATTGCAACATGCGCATCCCATCTAGCAATATGCATGGCATGTACTTCAGCCCAGTTTCTATCTAGTTTGCCCTGGAGTGTTATCTTATGAAGTTCAGTTGAAGTATCGACATCAACCGGTATGCCATGCTCCATCCCGAGCCATTGGAGAACACATTCGGGGTGATGGCCTTCAACCACCCAAAAATGTATGAGCGACACGATAGGTCTCCATATGTGTTGGCCTGCCGTACAATATGCGAGCAAGGAACCCAACACAGACTTGTATGGCTCCCAAACAATTTGCAATGATCCAACAGATGAAAACAACCGtattaacaatataattagGAAAAATGTGTGACGAATGTGAACAATACAAGCCAACAATGTTTAACTCCGAAATCAAAAATGTTTATTCATTCCAAAGTGAATTGTAAGTACAACAACTACATGCCCAAGCAGTCCCCAACAAAGGCATGATACCAGATTTGGCCGTAGCGAAGCAAGCAACATAGATAGGCACGTAGGACGTGCATTAGATGTTCAGTTGTGCACTTAGCCCCTTTCCATCTAGCAAACAACACAGACATAACCTTCATATTAGTTACTTACATAACTCCCATACGAAAAAGTTAATGCAGAAATGTAAAACGATAACTATCTAAGAGCCTGCATACCTGATAGCAAGTGGACTTGGGGCCAGTGCCTGGTGTGGATGCCTCATCACATGACATATGTGTGGAAACCTCGCCCACACCCACAACTGCACCAATAGCAGTGCACCGCTAATCTGCTTGGCTGTCTTCTCTGATGCGTTACAGAGATGTCTATATAGCCAACTTAGTGAtgcactaccccaactataattCTTTCCTTTGCTGATTGAATTGAAAAATTGCAGATACATAATTGAGAGCCGTTCGCCAGACTTGTCCAAAAACAGCACACCACCCAACATCCCTAGTATGTAAAACTGAACATACTGCTGTATAAGCACGTCAATGGCGTCAGCCGAGAAAGGGTTGCTAAATCGCAACTCGAGTCAACATGCTTTTACCCTCGGCCCACACAACAATGCGGTCTTCTTACCAACACTGACTTCTTTGTTCAGCGGCCTATGGCCTAGCAATTCAGCGCAAAGGTCGCCCCAATCTCGCATATAGGCAAATCCCACCACCAGCAAGCCATCTACAGGTACCCCCATTATAACCTCCATGTCTTGTAGCGTGATGGTCATCTCATCGTGGGGCAAGTGGAATGAGTGCGTCTCCAGCCACCATCTCTCCCCCAACGCCATGATTAATGCATGGTCAAGGTCTATATTTAGGACCCGAAGTAGCCCCTCTAACCCCACATCTACGATATAAGTGGCAATTCGTGGATCTAACCCACCTTCGAGCACACTT
This genomic interval carries:
- the LOC142618967 gene encoding uncharacterized protein LOC142618967, which encodes MTTNKETGIAVVPSQPGLECCMCGDYGLSHELFQCKVCHFRSQHRYCSNLYPKAESYKICNWCLSQKDDTKEKSQNSSNSSSSNKNQTERNGNTKSDNLAILKGQRGTLQLKLNDPIKKQRSPDENSPSPTPSPTTRRRLITRARMEEKLRRTKSEEIANRIGVTRQVFRNKVRRYKLLDEVSS